Proteins from a single region of Nocardioides anomalus:
- a CDS encoding SDR family NAD(P)-dependent oxidoreductase has product MSTPVAVITGVSQGLGRALAHELAGRGWALVLDARHERALHDAVRALPGGPHPAIAGDVADPAHRRDLVDVAAELGGATALVNNASTLGLSPLPPLAELDPATYVRLLEVNLVAPVVLTAALLPQLRRRSGVVVNLSSDAAVEAYGTWGGYGSSKAALDHASRVLAAEEPVLRVYAVDPGDMRTQLHQDAFPGEDVSDRPEPETVVPALLRLLEGTLPSGRYRAAELAAVPA; this is encoded by the coding sequence ATGAGCACTCCTGTCGCTGTCATCACCGGCGTCTCCCAGGGCCTCGGCCGTGCGCTGGCCCACGAGCTGGCCGGCCGCGGCTGGGCCCTGGTCCTGGACGCCCGCCACGAACGAGCCCTGCACGACGCCGTCCGCGCCCTGCCCGGCGGCCCGCACCCGGCCATCGCGGGCGACGTGGCCGACCCGGCGCACCGCCGGGACCTGGTCGACGTGGCGGCAGAGCTGGGCGGCGCCACGGCCCTGGTCAACAACGCCAGCACCCTGGGCCTGAGCCCGTTGCCGCCGCTGGCCGAGCTCGACCCCGCGACGTACGTGCGGCTGCTGGAGGTCAACCTGGTCGCGCCGGTCGTGCTGACCGCGGCGCTGCTGCCCCAGCTGCGCCGCCGGTCGGGCGTCGTGGTCAACCTCAGCTCGGACGCCGCGGTCGAGGCCTACGGCACGTGGGGCGGCTACGGCTCCTCCAAGGCCGCCCTCGACCACGCCTCGCGGGTGCTGGCCGCCGAGGAGCCGGTGCTGCGGGTGTACGCCGTGGACCCGGGCGACATGCGCACCCAGCTGCACCAGGACGCGTTCCCGGGCGAGGACGTCTCCGACCGGCCGGAGCCGGAGACGGTGGTCCCGGCCCTGCTCCGGCTGCTCGAGGGGACGCTGCCCAGCGGGCGCTACCGCGCCGCAGAGCTCGCGGCGGTGCCGGCGTGA
- a CDS encoding maleylpyruvate isomerase family mycothiol-dependent enzyme has translation MSDLVDRSIAELRAQHDQLAEVVAGLTQEQLTGPSGASEWSVADVLSHLGSGAEIGRYPVVAALTSADVDAPENTEIWDRWNAMAPADQASGFLGSDEELVATYEAMTPEQREQTQIDLGFLPQPVPLATAVGMRLNEVVLHAWDVRAGLDPAATLSDEAASLLAEHYTETMSFLLGFVGQPGDVGPTRVALGDHTVVVEDAVRLEPGTEGATATFEGPFEAGVRLITGRLRPEHTPADVAVTGDVSLEDLRTVFPGY, from the coding sequence GTGAGCGACCTCGTCGACCGGTCCATCGCGGAGCTCCGCGCCCAGCACGACCAGCTGGCGGAGGTGGTGGCGGGGCTGACCCAGGAGCAGCTGACCGGGCCCAGCGGCGCGAGCGAGTGGTCGGTCGCCGACGTCCTCTCCCACCTCGGGAGCGGGGCGGAGATCGGCCGCTACCCGGTCGTCGCCGCCCTGACCAGCGCGGACGTGGACGCCCCGGAGAACACCGAGATCTGGGACCGCTGGAACGCCATGGCCCCCGCCGACCAGGCCTCCGGCTTCCTCGGCAGCGACGAGGAGCTCGTGGCGACGTACGAGGCGATGACGCCCGAGCAGCGCGAGCAGACCCAGATCGACCTCGGATTCCTGCCGCAGCCGGTGCCGTTGGCCACCGCGGTCGGCATGCGCCTGAACGAGGTCGTGCTGCACGCCTGGGACGTGCGCGCCGGGCTGGACCCCGCGGCGACGCTGAGCGACGAGGCGGCGTCGCTGCTGGCCGAGCACTACACCGAGACGATGTCGTTCCTGCTCGGCTTCGTCGGCCAGCCCGGCGACGTCGGCCCGACCAGGGTCGCGCTCGGCGACCACACCGTGGTCGTCGAGGACGCGGTCCGCCTCGAGCCGGGCACCGAGGGCGCCACCGCGACCTTCGAGGGGCCCTTCGAGGCCGGGGTGCGGCTGATCACGGGCCGGCTCCGTCCGGAGCACACCCCGGCCGACGTCGCCGTCACCGGCGACGTGAGCCTGGAGGACCTGCGGACGGTCTTCCCGGGCTACTGA
- a CDS encoding S-adenosylmethionine:tRNA ribosyltransferase-isomerase codes for MSAVHQARRFVLPPDSEARVPPEARGLARDEVRMAVVTADRTHHRRVRELADWLEPGDLLVVNTSATLPSALPGGVHVSAELDDGSWVVELRRPDGHGPRRGAAGEVVRLPDGVRLRLHAPHPAGQTRLWRATTLPVVDRVAYLRRHGEPIRYPYVDGAWPIEDLQNVYAAVPGSAEMPSAGRPLSRAVLVDLMAAGVVVAPLVLHTGVASQEAHEPPQAEWYDVPPATRGLVDLTLAQGGRVVAVGTTVVRALESAASGPPSGWTSLVLSSARPAQVVSGLLTGLHEPEASHLDLLEAVAGGALVDRAYADVTAPGAPHYLWHEFGDSMLLLPSEG; via the coding sequence GTGAGCGCGGTGCACCAGGCGCGGCGCTTCGTGCTGCCGCCGGACAGCGAGGCGCGGGTGCCGCCCGAGGCCCGCGGCCTGGCCCGCGACGAGGTCCGGATGGCGGTGGTGACCGCCGACCGCACCCACCACCGGCGGGTCCGCGAGCTGGCCGACTGGCTCGAGCCCGGCGACCTGCTGGTCGTCAACACCAGCGCGACGCTGCCCTCGGCCCTGCCCGGCGGCGTGCACGTCTCGGCCGAGCTCGACGACGGCTCGTGGGTCGTCGAGCTGCGCCGGCCCGACGGGCACGGCCCCCGGCGCGGCGCGGCCGGAGAGGTGGTGCGCCTCCCGGACGGCGTACGCCTGCGGCTGCACGCGCCGCACCCGGCCGGCCAGACCCGGCTCTGGCGGGCCACCACGCTGCCGGTGGTGGACCGGGTGGCCTACCTGCGCCGGCACGGCGAGCCGATCCGCTACCCGTACGTCGACGGCGCGTGGCCGATCGAGGACCTGCAGAACGTCTACGCCGCGGTCCCGGGCAGCGCCGAGATGCCGTCGGCCGGGCGGCCGCTGTCCCGCGCGGTCCTCGTCGACCTGATGGCGGCCGGCGTCGTGGTGGCGCCGCTGGTGCTGCACACCGGCGTGGCCAGCCAGGAGGCCCACGAGCCGCCCCAGGCGGAGTGGTACGACGTGCCGCCGGCCACCCGGGGGCTCGTCGACCTCACGCTCGCCCAGGGCGGCCGCGTCGTCGCCGTCGGGACGACGGTGGTGCGGGCCCTGGAGAGCGCCGCCTCCGGGCCGCCGTCGGGGTGGACGTCGCTGGTGCTCTCCTCGGCCCGGCCGGCGCAGGTGGTGAGCGGTCTGCTCACCGGGCTGCACGAGCCGGAGGCCTCGCACCTGGACCTGCTCGAGGCCGTGGCCGGTGGGGCGCTGGTCGACCGCGCGTACGCCGACGTCACCGCGCCCGGGGCGCCGCACTACCTCTGGCACGAGTTCGGCGACTCGATGCTGTTGCTACCGTCCGAGGGGTGA
- a CDS encoding putative bifunctional diguanylate cyclase/phosphodiesterase yields the protein MTTTTTSRLPDWLPRGRGIPDKTWDIRHRWVVWILVVQCFALFWFALFRGNSLTHSVFEAALPAEFALFASVQWFKRSVRAVFAATGLMVVSATLVHLSDGYIEAHFHFFVMIPLVALYESWLPFTVAVGTVLVHHGVMGTLDPQGTFNHAAGQHHPWVWGGIHALGILGACLGSIVYWRAQEKLRDSQAHLSTKLVHQASHDVLTGLPNRALFLGELERLLDLPVVDRPEVSVVLLDMDGFKEVNDMFGHGCGDLVLIEVARRLTASVRTGDMVTRLGGDEYAVLLVGANRHDVEGTSNRLQEELSQPFDLGGAHVDLEVSIGIATAGPDQDAVAVVRDADVAMYHAKEQRLGRVFYDEDQPLLHVGPHTGNRLALLGDLRRALAEHEIVLHYQPKVDLTNGRMVGAEALARWQHPERGLLQPGAFIDMVDRTNLSREFTAEVLDIALRQMREWQELGFEVPVSVNLSRRCLLDPSLPRMVTDALRRNGVRPHLLILEITEMTIVSDPELAVRILHTLRSLGVRMSLDDFGTGYSSLSYLKDLPIDELKIDRSFMRHLTEEGSRDSILVRATVGLAHDLGLSVVAEGVEDQATQRELGLLDCDVAQGFHFARPLPPSDLDDWLLRAQLPTPRAVS from the coding sequence GTGACGACGACGACCACCTCCCGGCTCCCGGACTGGCTGCCGCGCGGCCGCGGCATCCCCGACAAGACCTGGGACATCCGGCACCGCTGGGTGGTCTGGATCCTCGTCGTCCAGTGCTTCGCGCTGTTCTGGTTCGCGCTCTTCCGCGGCAACAGCCTGACCCACAGCGTGTTCGAGGCCGCGCTGCCGGCGGAGTTCGCGCTGTTCGCGTCGGTCCAGTGGTTCAAGCGGTCGGTGCGCGCGGTCTTCGCCGCGACCGGCCTCATGGTCGTGTCCGCGACACTGGTCCACCTCTCCGACGGCTACATCGAGGCGCACTTCCACTTCTTCGTGATGATCCCGCTGGTGGCGCTCTACGAGAGCTGGCTGCCGTTCACGGTCGCGGTCGGGACCGTGCTGGTCCACCACGGCGTGATGGGGACCCTCGACCCCCAGGGCACGTTCAACCACGCGGCCGGCCAGCACCACCCCTGGGTGTGGGGTGGCATCCACGCCCTCGGCATCCTCGGCGCCTGCCTCGGCTCGATCGTCTACTGGCGCGCGCAGGAGAAGCTGCGCGACTCCCAGGCCCACCTCTCGACCAAGCTGGTGCACCAGGCCAGTCACGACGTCCTCACCGGGCTGCCCAACCGGGCGCTCTTCCTGGGCGAGCTCGAGCGGTTGCTCGACCTGCCGGTCGTGGACCGTCCCGAGGTCAGCGTGGTGCTGCTCGACATGGACGGGTTCAAGGAGGTCAACGACATGTTCGGCCACGGCTGTGGCGACCTGGTCCTCATCGAGGTGGCCCGCCGGCTCACCGCGTCCGTCCGCACCGGCGACATGGTCACCCGGCTCGGCGGCGACGAGTACGCCGTGCTCCTGGTCGGGGCCAACCGGCACGACGTCGAGGGCACCAGCAACCGGCTCCAGGAGGAGCTCTCCCAGCCCTTCGACCTCGGCGGCGCCCACGTCGACCTCGAGGTCAGCATCGGCATCGCGACCGCCGGCCCGGACCAGGACGCCGTGGCGGTGGTGCGCGACGCCGACGTGGCGATGTACCACGCCAAGGAGCAGCGGCTCGGCCGCGTGTTCTACGACGAGGACCAGCCCCTGCTCCACGTCGGTCCCCACACCGGCAACCGGCTGGCCCTGCTCGGCGACCTGCGCCGTGCCCTGGCCGAGCACGAGATCGTCCTGCACTACCAGCCCAAGGTGGACCTCACGAACGGGCGGATGGTCGGCGCCGAGGCGCTGGCCCGCTGGCAGCACCCCGAGCGCGGCCTGCTGCAGCCCGGCGCGTTCATCGACATGGTCGACCGGACCAACCTCAGCCGCGAGTTCACCGCCGAGGTCCTCGACATCGCGCTGCGCCAGATGCGCGAGTGGCAGGAGCTCGGCTTCGAGGTGCCGGTCTCGGTCAACCTGTCGCGCCGCTGCCTGCTGGACCCGTCGCTGCCGCGGATGGTCACCGACGCCCTGCGTCGCAACGGCGTGCGCCCGCACCTGCTCATCCTCGAGATCACCGAGATGACGATCGTGAGCGACCCCGAGCTGGCCGTGCGCATCCTGCACACCCTGCGCTCGCTCGGCGTGCGCATGTCGCTGGACGACTTCGGCACCGGCTACTCGTCGCTGTCCTACCTCAAGGACCTCCCGATCGACGAGCTGAAGATCGACCGCAGCTTCATGCGCCACCTCACCGAGGAGGGCTCGCGCGACTCGATCCTGGTCCGGGCCACCGTCGGCCTGGCCCACGACCTCGGCCTGTCGGTCGTGGCCGAGGGCGTGGAGGACCAGGCCACGCAGCGCGAGCTGGGGCTGCTGGACTGCGACGTCGCCCAGGGGTTCCACTTCGCCCGCCCCCTGCCGCCCAGCGACCTCGACGACTGGCTGCTGCGCGCCCAGCTGCCGACGCCGCGCGCGGTCAGCTGA